In Candidatus Bathyarchaeota archaeon, the genomic window CACGAGGTCCGGCTCAAGCCTCAGCCTGGCAGATTTTATGGGGGCCTCAGGGGGCCACCCTATGAATATGTGGCATCTGCTCACGAAGGTCTCGGGTAATCCGAAGTACTCGCGTATCCTTTTCTGGGTCTCCTCCCCGTGGGTCAGCCAGACGCCTCCAAGTCCTAATGCGTGGGCCATGAGGAGCATATGGTCTGCTGCCGCGGCGGCGTCAAAGTATATGTTCTGGGGAACCCTCTTGTCAAAGCCCAAGGCTTGGTAAAGCCTCATATCCTGACAGATGAGGATCATGACCCCATTCTCCAGTGGTATGTCGCTCTGAACGAGCTTCCACTCCTCAGGCTCTCTTAGAACTATGAACCTTATAGCACCTATATTGCAGCCCTGGGGCGCCATAAGGCCCGCGTATAACACCCTCCTCACCAGCTCATCTGGAACCGGCTTGGGTAGCCACTGCCTGATAGACCTCCTACCATACAGAAGCCTCTCCACAACCCTCATCTCGTCCTCTTTGAAGGGCTCTGGAGGCTTAACCTCAAGCTCCAGTGCGCCACCGCTCCTCACCATCCTAGCCATCCCGAGATAGTTGAGGGCCCACTTGATGTCTGGGGCATCCGTTGGGAGTCCCCTCCGCCTCCATATATCCAGGAGCCTCTCAACAGTATCCCCGAAGCCGGGAGGGGCGGCCATCTTTCCAGCTATGATCCTGTATATCAGAACCTCGATTGTGTGGTGAGTTCTCTCCCTAATTATGGCCCTCAAAACCATCGGATCCATATTCATTAACTCATTCTCGGTGTACCCGAGGATCCTATCTTCACCCAAAGAAGATCACTAAGCTTAACTGCTAATAGAAGTATTAAAGTTAATCACCATTAAGAAGATGTGATCCGACAAATATAAGCGACCCAAGGAGACCTAAATGATGCTACTAAGATGATTTGAAGCTTTCTGCTAGTTATCATTTTTATAAAAGCTTAGGCATCACATCGCTGGGGAAAAGGCCCCTTAGGCGTCTTGGAAGGGACTTTCCCCAAATATCTTAATATCTTTCTTGCATGTATTTTGGTTTATAAATTCTGGCATCGAATTATTTTATGTATAATGGTGAAAATGATGGTGAAATTTCTATCTTTTTTGGTTTCTTAGGGAATAAATATATATCGTTGTGGTAGAGGTTTTATGATCTAAATGTCTGATTTGAAGTCACTTGATGCCCCTAGGATTCTGGTCAAGCCTCCTGGGCCGAGGGTTCAGGAGCTTTTGAAGTTGGCTGGGGTCCCCCCCTCCCAGTATTTAACCCCCATCGCCGAGGAGGCTGAGGGGGTATTCATAAGGGATCCTGACGGGAACATCTTCATAGACTTCATCTCCGGCAGGTGCGTCGTCAACGTCGGCCACCGCCACCCGAGGATAGTGGAGGCCATCAAGAAGCAGTTAAACAAGGCGACTCATGGGTTCACGGAGGACCGTTTCAGGCTTGAGAGGGAATTGGCGAGGGTGACCCCTGGGCGGTTTCCTAAGAGGGTCTCATACTCCCTCTCGGGCTCGGATGCAAATGATGGGGCGATAAAGCTGGCCAGGTGGTCCACCAAGAGGCCCTACATAATCGCCTTCGCGGGGGCATACCACGGCGTCACCTATGGCGCCCTCTCGGTGAGCTCATACCTCCCCAGGATGGTCAGAGGTTTCGGCCCGAATGTTCCGGGGATCTACCACTTCCCATACCCCTACTGCTACAGGTGCCCCTTCGGCCTCCACCACCCAGAATGCGATCTACGATGCGCCAGGTATATAGAGGATTATGCCTTCAGGTCCTACCTCCCACCGGATGAGGTGGCCGCGGCCATTATAGAGCCCATAGCTGGAGACGCTGGGTGGATAGTCCCCCCTGAGGGTTATATTAAGTATCTGAAGGAGATCTGCCAACGCCATGGGATCCTCTTGATAGATGAGGAGGTCCAGACGGGCTTCGGGAGGACCGGACGATGGTTCGCCATAGAGCACTGGGGGGTTGAGCCCGACATAGTCGTGTTGGGTAAGGCGATGGCCGGTGGCATCCCCCTAAGCGCGGTGGTTGGCAGGGAGGAGCTCTTCCAGAGGGATGGCCAGCCCTTCGCCCACGGCTACACCTTCGGAGGATACCCCCTAGCATGCGCGGCGGCCCTTGAGAACATAAGGGTGATTGAGGAGGAGAGGCTTGTGGAGAACGCTGGGAGGGTTGGAGCCAAGATAGAGAAGAGGCTGATGGAGATCAAGGAGAACCACAGCCTCATCGGGGATGTAAGGGGGAAGGGCCTACTACTCGGAGCCGAGGTGGTAAAGGGAAAGGGGTCGAAGGAGCCTGGGGTGGAGGAGGCTTCAGCCATATGCGCGGAGGCGTTCCAGAGGGGCCTATACATAATCCATATGGGCTCCTACGGAACCGCAACCCTCAGGGTAGCACCACCCCTAATAATAACTGAGAGGCAGGCAGAAGCAGCTCTCAACATCCTCGAAGAAGCCATAAAAGAGGTCGAGAAGAGCAGGGTCTAAACCTATCAAACACCAAAGGCGGAGGGAGAGGCCAACGGGTAGGAGGATGAGGGCGAGGGAGTTCGGCATAGAGATCGGAGTGATGAAGCCCGGTAGGCTGAACTCCATAACCGATGTCGAGGGCGTAGGGGTAGGCCACTCCACCATCATAAGGGGAGAAGGCCCCCTTAGAGTAGGAGAAGGGCCCATAAGGGCTGGGGTCACGGCGATAGTCCCCCATCCGAGGAACCCCTACGATGAAAGGGTAACCGCAGCCGTGGACCTCTTCAACGCTTTCGGAAAGTCGACAGGCCTCCCCCAAGTCATGCATATGGGGGTCCTAGAGACCCCAATCCTCCTGACAGACACCCTAAACACCTGGCTAGTCGCCGACGCAGTTTTAGACTACTTCAGGGAGCGCTACGGGTTAACGCCTAGAACCCTGAACCCGGTGGTAGGGGAGACGAATGGGGGCTTCCTAAACGACTCCTATGGACGCCACGTCAGGAAGGAGCACGTCTTCGAGGCGATAGACAGGGCCAGAAGCCCCGAGGGAAGAGGACCGGTGAGGGAGGGGAATGTGGGTGGAGGGACGCCCATGATAGGATATGGCCTTAAAGGGGGTATAGGGACCTCCTCCAGGGTATGTGGACCAGCAACGGTGGGGGCCCTAGTCCAGCTGAACTGCGGGAGGAGGGAGGACCTCATCATCGATGGGGTTCCCGTAGGTAGAGAGCTGAGGGTTCCAAGGCCTAGGCTGGGAGGTGAGGGGGGTTCAATAATGATGGTTATCGCCACCGACCTGGCATTAGACTCCAGGCAACTATGGAAGGTGGCCAAAAGGGCTGCGCTAGGGTTGGCGAGGACAGGCTCCTTCGGCGGGGCGACGAGCGGAGACTTCACAATCGCATTCACGACGGGGAAGGTGAGCAGAGAGGCGTTCATAGAGGCTATCCCGGAGGCGGCTGGTGGGGGCCTAGGAGAGGAGTTCCTCAACCCAATATACAAGGCTACAGTGGAGGCCGCAGAAGAGGCTATAATAAACGCACTTTTTAAGGCTGAGACCATGGTAGGAATAAACGGTAACACCTGCTATGAACTTCCCTTAGACGAGGTAGAAGAGATATTCAAGAGATATGGAAGGGAGCTATGAGCTATTCTACAACTAAGGTCGGGAGCTTTCTAGAGAACTTCTGTACTAAAACCTGTGAGATTTAAACTAGTTTAGCCTTTTTTGAGCTCTTCAATCATCTTCTTCACTTGTGTGATGGCGTACTCGGCTTCTTCTGGGTTGTAGACTCCTTCGTAGAAGGCTTCATCATGTAGCTTCCTCATAACGTCGCTGTAGATGGCTCTGAGATCCTCTCTGTCTATCTTCCTCAGCAGCGATCTGCGCTCGCCGTGCGATGTAGGTGTCACGCCTAATTTCCGATTAATGTATGAGTTTACGGCGGCGATCATTGATAGTAAGGCTTTGTCCACGGCGTTCCTGTAGAGGAGCATATCTTTAGTTTTGAGAGCCTTCTCAAACTCCTCCTCAGCATAGTTTAGAATCTCCTCAGCCGTCGCGAGAGAGCTGTCAGCAGTGCCTCCTGCTAACACATATCACCAAGTTGTTTAATGTCAAATGTTAATATATTTAAGGTTATAAGCCCAGGATAGGACCTTCACGAATCCGTGGAGGCCTCAAGGTGATATCTCAATGTCGGTCTAAAACACTTTAAGAAGGATACTAATAAAGCTTAAGACAGTGAAATTGATTAGAATAATAATTGTTTCTCAAATTATATTCTTTGAGATAGGAATGCCTTGGCGAGAAATAGCGAAGTTTTAATTAGTTCGTGTTTAAACGGGGCATGTAGACATTAATTGAGAATTAATATACCTTTAAAAATTGGGACATCATAATGATTGGATTAATTGAATAATAAGTTTAATCTTATTTTAGTGTTAATAAGTTTTGAGAATAATATTGTTGGAGCGGGACAGGAAGTCACTTGCTCTGTCTTTATCTCTCTTCTTCTCTTCTCGGCTCCTTAACTCCAAGCCAGAAGATTATGGCTCCGATGAGTCCGATTATGCCTGATAGGTGGAAGGGGGCTTGTCTTGATATTGTGTCCCATAGCCAGCCTCCTATTATGGATGAGGGGGCTCCGAATATGGCGGTTATGGTGCTCATGGCTCCGAATACCGTCCCCCTTTTCTCCTGCGGGACGATATCCGCGATTAATGCGTTCCAGCTCGGCCCTCCAGTGTACATCCCTCCACCTCCCAGGGCGAGGCCAACCCCGTTGAGGGAGCGTATTGCGAGGTAGCTCTCGAAGTTGAAGGCTATGGTCATTAGCCATTGGGTGATGGGGGTGGTCAATCGGCTGAGCATTATGTTCCTTTTCCTTCCATACCTGTCTGAGAGCATGCCCCCTGGGAGCGCAAGCACCGATGAGATCAGGCCGACTAGACTCTGAACCAATCCTAGCTGAGTATTGGTAAGGTTCACCACCTCTAGGGCGTAGAGGTTTGTGAAGTCCATAACTAGACGGATGGATATGCTACCGAGGACGCTGACGATCATCATGACCTTGATGCTGGAGGGGAATCCCCTCATCACCTGGCCATCTAAAAGCAGTGATCTCCTGCTTGTAACCTTTGTTTTTAGGGTTTCCTCGGTATATCTCCACCTGATGTATACCATTATGAGGCATACAGCGATCTGGATTGATAGAAATGTCTTAACACCCTCCACATATCCATATCTGTCCATTACCATACCACCTATTATGGGGCTGAAGGCCTGGGGCAGGCTTGTTATCATAGAGTACGCTCCATACCCGGTGCCCCGCCTACTCTCGGGCATGGAGTCGGCGACTATGGATGTAAAGGCCGGCATGTAGAGGCTCGCCATACCGTTGAAGACCGCACCTAGAATTACCCACTCCCAGCTCGGCGCCAAAAAGTAGATGAGGGGAGAGAAGACCCTTAAGAGTGTTCCCCACACGATGATCTTCTTCCTTCCATACCTGTCGGCAAGGAGGCCTCCTGGAAGTTGAAATATCATGTTCTCAGCCGTTGTTATAGAGGAGACCAAACCTATGGCGATGGCCGTGGCTCCGAGGTTATCCTTCATATACTTGGGCCAGAAGGGGTTCCAACCCATCTGAATAAGGCTCCAGAGGCTGGTAGTAAGTGATATCGATAAGATATTCCTATTACTGAGGACGTCTTTTATCAAATTCAGGGATTCCTTTACATCCATTCTATTTCACTTAATTTCATATTTCCTAAATTTTTAATTTGATTCATATGGCTTCCATATAGGAAGCTAACATTGAGATATAGCTATTACAGAGATCTCGATAAAAATGTGGAGATTCTATAAGAGAATTTCACCTATCTCATCTAACTTGAGTAATCTCTCCCAGTAATCCGTGATATCCCTCTGGATCTCCTTGATCTCTTCCTCTGTGAGATGTCTGAATCTTCCCTGGAGCTTCAGGTACTCGGCTACTGGTTTTAACTCCCTTGGTTTGTAGGTTAACCTGAACTTCCGCCCGTCGATTATCTCGTAAAGGGGCCAGAAGCCCGTCTGGACTGCTAGGCGAGCCACCTCTATAGTCTTATTGGGTTCAAACCTCCAGCCCGTTGGGCATGGGCTTAGGATGTCTAGGAATTTAAATCCTTTGATACCCTTCCCGTATTGGATCTTTGCTATCAGGTCTGTGGGGAAGGCTACGGATGCTGTTGCTACGTATGGGACCCCGTGCATGGCGAAGATCATCGGTGTGTTCTTCCTTGAGTTAGGTTTACCCCTGCTCATGGGTCCAACTGGCGTGGTGGTGGTCATCGCTAATTGGGGTGTCGCCCCACTAACCTGACCTCCAGTGTTCATGTAGGCCTCATTATTCTTGCATATGATGAAGACGTTCTCGTTTCTTATAGCTGCTCCGGAGATGGATTGGAATCCTATGTCATATACTCCACCGTCCCCGTAGAACCCTACGACCTGTACATCTTCCCTCCCCAGGGCCTTCAGAGCCCTCCAAGTTCCGGTAACGTGGTCTCCACCGGCCTCGAACTCCCCGCCGGATGTGGGGGTTCTCGTGACGTTATCCGGGCACGCGGGGATGCTATGCCTGATGGTGTTCGGCCCCAGCGCCTTGAAGGCCAGCCTCGCGGCTAGAGCCGCCCCGCAGCCTTGGCAGGCGCTTCCAGGGGTTATGACTAGTTCCTCTAGAGGAATCTGCTTAATGGTTATCCTCTCGCTCATTACTCTCCACCTCCCAGCTTAGCCCACTCTATTATGGGCTCCACCTTCTCTCCTCTGGCTGCCTTGAGGGTCTTCTCAGCCATCTTCTCTATATCCCTCACCCTCACCTCCGCTCCAGCTAGACCTGCGTAGAAGCCGAGGATCCTAGGCCTCTCTTCTAGGTCGTAGAGGGCCCTCCTCAGCTCTCCAAACCCGGCGCCGCCCAACCCTAAGCAGACGTTCCGGTCTATCATCCCGATGGCTCTGGTCCTCTTACCTAGCTCCTGGAAGTCCTCGGTGGGGAAGGGGACGAAGGTCTTGAGCTTCACCAATCCCACGGGCTTACCCTCGCTTCTCATCCTGTCTATTGCCACCCTAGCGGTGCTCGCGATGGTTCCCATAGCCACTATGACAGCCTCCGCATCATCTGTCCTATACTCCTCAACTAGGCCGTTCCCGTACTTCCTCCCAAACCTCTTTCCAAACTCCTCATTCACCTCTTTTATGACCCCCTTGGAGTTCAGGATGGCCTCGTGATGGATCCTCCAGGCAGCCTGGGGGTCAGCTCCTCCTGACATGAAGTCCCCCATCATGCCAGCTCCTCTCCTCGTCTGGGCTTCAGCCCACTTGTCCGGGAGGATATTGGGGATGGGCTCGTAGGGTGGGAGGAACTCGTCGACCATTGCCTGGTCGGGTATCTCTACGGGCTCCGACGTATATGAGAGGATATAGCCGTCGTAGCCTATGGCTATGGGGAGCCTCACACGCTTGTCCTCAGCCGTTCTATAGGCCATTATCACGCTGTCTAGGACCTCCTGGTTGTTTTCGCAGTACCACTGGATCCAGCCCGTCCAGAGCTGGGACATCAGGTCTGTGTGGTCGGGCTGCATCCCCTTATTTCCCCTATGAACCGTGGCCATCACAACCGGCAGCCTACCGCTGGAGGTTCCATGCATGGGGTGGTGCATGTATAGCTGGCCGGGCCCTGATGTACAGACGAAGGTTCGAGCCCCCACCCTTGAGGCTGCCTTCACTATGGCCTGGGTTGAGAGCTCTCCCTCTGCATTGACTAATTCACAATTCAGCTCCCCCTTGGCTATGAACTCGGCTATGTATTCTCCAATGGTTGTCTGGGGGGTGACGGGGTATATCGAGGCCACCTGGACCCTTGAGAGCTTTACACCCCAGGCGCAGGCCTTATTCCCAGTCATAACCTCGAAGTTCTTGTGCTCCATCCTATATCTCCTCCCTCTTGAACTCTACCGCCTTCGTTGGACACTCGTTCACGCAGATTCCACACCCCTTGCACTTCCTATAATCCACGGTCGGCCTCTCCTCACCCCACCCTATGGCGTTATCCGGGCAGAATATCCAGCATATCCTGCATCCAGTACACTTTTCATAGTTCCAGACGGGCCTGAAAGTCCTCCAGCCAGCTGCGCTTCTGATGAGCCCATAACCACTTCCGCTGAGGGGACCCTCCTCATCCTTCTCCTTCACCCCCCCAACTGCTTGGATGGGCGCTGGGGTTCTCTCAAAGGCCATTCTGACCGCTTTGACATTCATCTCGCCTAGCGTTCCTGGGAATCTGTGGAGGATGGCCTTCTCTATAGACTCAACCTTCACGAGACCTGTGACCTTGCTGAAGGCGCCCAGGATGGCAGTGTTCGTGATGGGGCGCTTGAGGGTCTCCAAGGCTATTGCCGTCGCGTCGACTGTTGTGACCCTGAAATTTCCCCCGAGTGGAAACCTCTCAGGAGGGTGTGGATAGTTAGCTATCACCAGGCCCCCTGCCTTCAACCCCTCCAATATAGATGGGCGCTGGGCGATGGCTGGATCCAGAACAACCACGATGTCGGGATTGTGAACCAGATCCCTCTCCCTAACCCTAACCTCGTCGAGGCGGAGGAAGGCCGTTACCGGTGCTCCCCTTCTCTCCGTTCCATACATGGGTATAGCCTGAGCATACTTCCCTTCGTAATAGGCAGCCTCTGCCAAGATCTCGTTGGCTGTGACCGCTCCCTGACCACCTCGGCCGTGGAGCCTTATCTCAATCATTATATTTTCCCTCAGTACCGCTCCTATTACCGATTTAAATACATTATCCTCCTTGATTGCTTAGACAGAAAAATTATGATGTCATCCTTTTAATATCATATCTACATAATTTTTTCATTTGAAGCTCCTACATAAAATATATAAGGAGAGCTGTTAAAGGACTTGAAGCGACGATGAGGGGGATTCTGGGGGATATTAGGGTTCTCGATCTGACCCATGTCTGGTTTGGGCCCTGGTGTACCTTGATGCTCTCTGAGCTTGGAGCGGAGGTGATAAAGATCGAGCCTCCTTGGGGGGCTTTGGATAGGATCCCTGAGATAGGGCCTATGTATTGGGGTGCGAGTCCCACCTTCCATCACTTTAACCTTAACAAGAAGGATTTAGCAGTCAACCTCAAACACCCTAAGGGGCAGGAAATATTCAGGAGGCTGGTTAAAATCTCCGATGTTGTTGTTGAGAACTTCACCCCTGGGACTATGGAGAAGCTCGGCCTCGGCTACGAGGAGCTGAAGGAGATAAGGCCTGACATAATCTACGCCTCCCTCTCGGGCTTCGGCCAGACCGGCCCCTATTCAGCTAGGCCATCCTTTGCGGTTATAGCCGAGTCTATAGCAGGATTTACGAGAGAGCTGGGAGACCGGGTCGATCCAAACGGTCCTCCTATAAACCTAGTCGGATACTTCGGTGATCTCGCTCCTGGAACCATGGCGGCGATGTGCATCATAGCGGCCATCCGTTACCGGGATCGAACTGGGAAGGGACAATTCATAGATGTAGCTCAGTCGGATTGTATGATAGCATACAACACGAGTGTCACAACCTACTTCCTGAGTGGAAAGAATGAGGTTGAGAGGAGGAAGGAGATGGAGGAAATCAGAAAGAAGGCCGATCAGATGCGTATAGGAGGCATCATGAAGGTTAAGGATGGATGGATACAGGTTGCAGGGATGAGGGCAAGGGGGATCGACGTCCTCAAGGAGAAGCTGGGCCTTGAGGAGATATCGAGAGAGATTGTAGAGAGATATGTTGAGAACATGAGCAGGGAGGAGGCGGTCAGATTCTTCGTCGAGGTTGGCCTCCCCGTCGCACCGGTATACTATGCCAGTGAGGCGACGAGGGATCCCCACATCCTATCCCGAGACCTCTTCGTCGAGGTGGAGCATCCAAAGGCTGGAAAGCTTAAGGTTCTGAACTTCCCAGTCAAGTTCTCAGAGACCCCTGGGAGAGTCCTATCCGCAGCACCACTACTAGGACAGCATAACCGGGAGATACTCATAAACCTTCTAGGATACAATGAGGAGGATGTACTCCAGCTGGAGATGGAGGGGGTCATCGCGTCAGAAAAATAGTTGTGAATCCATCGACAAAAACCCTTATATTAGATAAATTTTTCCATCGATGTATAACATACCTTATTTATCCCATTTTAATCTTATATTTTCCGAAATTCTAGAAGATTTCTTAATCTCTTTTATCTTTTATTATTAATTCCCCTCCAAAATTTGTTATTATCTTGAGTTTTTTAAATCTTTTGAATATCTCTTCTCGACGTGTACAATGTCTCATCAAGATAACTACTACCGTTGCATCCTTTGGAATTTCAACATCAAAAAGGTTTGCACATATAACAATCAGGTTTCTCGGAAGATCATATCCTATTATCTGGAGGGCTCTTCCGAGTAGTATCGGGTTTACCTCGACCGCATAAACCTTTTTCACCCTCTCAGCCATGAGGATGTCCAGTCTAAGATCCCCTGCCCCTAGGTCTAGGACAACATCATCTGGATCTAGATTTTCCAGGACGAATGGGTAGAATTCCACGTCCGGGGTGGATTTATACTCGAATCCGAAGAGGCTCTGCCTATTCAGCCAGCTCTCGAACTGCTCGGGGTCTTCAGCGTACCCCCTTTCGACGGGGAAGGGGTCTCCGTATCTCCCCTCTTCAGGCCATCGAAGCAGTGTTTCGTGGCTTGTGCCAATATACTGCTGATATGCATCGATCAATCGTGCAACTATCTTGTTCCTCGCGTAAGGCTCCCAGGCCCTTCTATACTCCTCATAGGCTCTATCCTCCAATCCCATCTGTAATAGGGCGTAAGATAACCGGAGCCGTGTGCCGGGGTCGCCTGGATTCATCCCTAAGGCCTTCTCAAACTCCTCGACTGCCTTGTCCCATATGCCCTCCCCGAGATATATTCGACCAAGTTGAGCATGTTCCTTAGCCTCTTCAAGCTCTTTGAATTGATCTTTAGGCCTCTGAAGCTTTCTCCTAAAGAGGTCAAAGCCCTTCATTCAATTAAATAACTGTATCTAAGGCTTATATTTATTACCTATTCAGATATCGATAAAATAATTTTAATATTCATTTATGTTTGTAGTAATTTTTATTCATAATTCAATTTCTATCTTTATTTATATTATCGTTGTTACCTTTCTCGAATTATTGACTATTATCAGATTTTCTTCCTCTCCTGATAAGCAGCGGCCCCCAATGGATTAATGAATCAGTTATTGGACATAGCTAACCGCCAGCCGGATGCAACAGTTCGAAGGTTGAGGTCGAGGAGGAGTTACTGGTAACGCTATCAGTGCTATTCTTATGGGAAGATGGAAAGTATTAACGGCGACATTTGAGAGGATGATTGTTAGAGAATATATTTATTTGATAATGAACCCTAAAGGGTTTTCGGATGAAGAGTCTTCAAGAATTCTTCAACTTCTTCCATGGGAATGTGCGGGTTCTGGTGATATGCCGCGCCCTCTGGACCTTATCCTTCCAAATCCCATCCCCCTTCTTAACCCTGTACATCCTAGCCTTAGGAGGTTCCCCTATAGAGGTTGGCCTAGTGAACTCTCTAGCATTTTTGGGGGTGGCATTATACCCAATAGGTGGCCTCATAGCCGATCGGGTGGGGAGGGTTAAACTCGTGGGTTATGCCACCTACTTCATGGCTCTCACCTACATATTCTATATCGTCGCTCAGGACTGGAGGGCCATAGCTCTAGGGCACCTCCTCCACCAGATGGCCCTATTCTACCTACCAGCCTTGAACGCCATATTCGCTGATTCGCTCCCACCAGCCTCTAGAGGTAGGGGGTTCGCCCTGGAGAGGGCTGTCCCAGGTGCTCTTGGGACAGTTGCTCCCTACCTTGGCGGTCTTCTCATCACACACTTTGGAGGGGGAAGCCAGGGATTGATAATGGCTATGCGTATATGCTACTTATCTGCTCTGCTCGTAGGTCTGCTCGTGGCAACCCTCAGACTATTCTTCCTAAAGGAGACGCTAAAGGTTGACGCGTCCGCCTTCTCCTTAGGGGAACTCCTCGGCCTAGTGAAGGAGGCTTATATAGGCCTCCCAGAGACCATCAAGCGGATGCCGAGAGCCTTCCACCCCATAATCTATCTGGAGGTCATCCTTTCTTTCTCTGTGTCGATGGCTGCCCCCTTCTGGATCCTCTATGCAACCGAGGTCGTAGGGCTTACCACCCTGGAATGGAGTACCCTCCTGATGTACTCTGGGGTCTTCAGCTTGATATTCACCATCCCCGCCGGATATCTTGTTGATAGGCTCGGTCCCAAACTTCTCATCCTCCTATCCACAACACTCGCCGTCTTCTCCACCCTTATCTTCCTCTTCTCTCCCTCCTTCTGGGGCGTCTTCGTTGCTTTAAACCTGCTAGCTATCTCTAACGCGGCCGTGATGCCCTCTTATTCCACCCTTATCGCAAACCTGATCGAGAGGGGGAGGAGGGGGCGAACATACGCACTCATCGGAGAAAGAGGGGTAATGGTGGTAACCAGCAGCGGTGGAGGTATGGTCGCGAGTGGTCTCCTTCTCATCATCCCCGCATCGATTGGCGGCCTCCTCGGAGGATACCTATACCTCATTAATAGAGGACTTCCATTCATCCTACTGGCCATCTCCCTCTCCCTAGTCCTTATTATCACATACAGGCTCGTGAGAGAGCCTGAGAGACCGGAGGTGTGAGATTCCCCTCACAGCTTTGATACTCTCCACCCACACATTGAGCTTGGAACAGATATAAAATGGAG contains:
- a CDS encoding HEPN domain-containing protein, which produces MLAGGTADSSLATAEEILNYAEEEFEKALKTKDMLLYRNAVDKALLSMIAAVNSYINRKLGVTPTSHGERRSLLRKIDREDLRAIYSDVMRKLHDEAFYEGVYNPEEAEYAITQVKKMIEELKKG
- a CDS encoding aspartate aminotransferase family protein is translated as MSDLKSLDAPRILVKPPGPRVQELLKLAGVPPSQYLTPIAEEAEGVFIRDPDGNIFIDFISGRCVVNVGHRHPRIVEAIKKQLNKATHGFTEDRFRLERELARVTPGRFPKRVSYSLSGSDANDGAIKLARWSTKRPYIIAFAGAYHGVTYGALSVSSYLPRMVRGFGPNVPGIYHFPYPYCYRCPFGLHHPECDLRCARYIEDYAFRSYLPPDEVAAAIIEPIAGDAGWIVPPEGYIKYLKEICQRHGILLIDEEVQTGFGRTGRWFAIEHWGVEPDIVVLGKAMAGGIPLSAVVGREELFQRDGQPFAHGYTFGGYPLACAAALENIRVIEEERLVENAGRVGAKIEKRLMEIKENHSLIGDVRGKGLLLGAEVVKGKGSKEPGVEEASAICAEAFQRGLYIIHMGSYGTATLRVAPPLIITERQAEAALNILEEAIKEVEKSRV
- a CDS encoding P1 family peptidase: MRAREFGIEIGVMKPGRLNSITDVEGVGVGHSTIIRGEGPLRVGEGPIRAGVTAIVPHPRNPYDERVTAAVDLFNAFGKSTGLPQVMHMGVLETPILLTDTLNTWLVADAVLDYFRERYGLTPRTLNPVVGETNGGFLNDSYGRHVRKEHVFEAIDRARSPEGRGPVREGNVGGGTPMIGYGLKGGIGTSSRVCGPATVGALVQLNCGRREDLIIDGVPVGRELRVPRPRLGGEGGSIMMVIATDLALDSRQLWKVAKRAALGLARTGSFGGATSGDFTIAFTTGKVSREAFIEAIPEAAGGGLGEEFLNPIYKATVEAAEEAIINALFKAETMVGINGNTCYELPLDEVEEIFKRYGREL
- a CDS encoding 2-oxoacid:acceptor oxidoreductase family protein, with product MIEIRLHGRGGQGAVTANEILAEAAYYEGKYAQAIPMYGTERRGAPVTAFLRLDEVRVRERDLVHNPDIVVVLDPAIAQRPSILEGLKAGGLVIANYPHPPERFPLGGNFRVTTVDATAIALETLKRPITNTAILGAFSKVTGLVKVESIEKAILHRFPGTLGEMNVKAVRMAFERTPAPIQAVGGVKEKDEEGPLSGSGYGLIRSAAGWRTFRPVWNYEKCTGCRICWIFCPDNAIGWGEERPTVDYRKCKGCGICVNECPTKAVEFKREEI
- a CDS encoding pyruvate synthase subunit beta, with the translated sequence MSERITIKQIPLEELVITPGSACQGCGAALAARLAFKALGPNTIRHSIPACPDNVTRTPTSGGEFEAGGDHVTGTWRALKALGREDVQVVGFYGDGGVYDIGFQSISGAAIRNENVFIICKNNEAYMNTGGQVSGATPQLAMTTTTPVGPMSRGKPNSRKNTPMIFAMHGVPYVATASVAFPTDLIAKIQYGKGIKGFKFLDILSPCPTGWRFEPNKTIEVARLAVQTGFWPLYEIIDGRKFRLTYKPRELKPVAEYLKLQGRFRHLTEEEIKEIQRDITDYWERLLKLDEIGEILL
- the porA gene encoding pyruvate ferredoxin oxidoreductase; the protein is MEHKNFEVMTGNKACAWGVKLSRVQVASIYPVTPQTTIGEYIAEFIAKGELNCELVNAEGELSTQAIVKAASRVGARTFVCTSGPGQLYMHHPMHGTSSGRLPVVMATVHRGNKGMQPDHTDLMSQLWTGWIQWYCENNQEVLDSVIMAYRTAEDKRVRLPIAIGYDGYILSYTSEPVEIPDQAMVDEFLPPYEPIPNILPDKWAEAQTRRGAGMMGDFMSGGADPQAAWRIHHEAILNSKGVIKEVNEEFGKRFGRKYGNGLVEEYRTDDAEAVIVAMGTIASTARVAIDRMRSEGKPVGLVKLKTFVPFPTEDFQELGKRTRAIGMIDRNVCLGLGGAGFGELRRALYDLEERPRILGFYAGLAGAEVRVRDIEKMAEKTLKAARGEKVEPIIEWAKLGGGE
- a CDS encoding nitroreductase family protein, which gives rise to MGEDRILGYTENELMNMDPMVLRAIIRERTHHTIEVLIYRIIAGKMAAPPGFGDTVERLLDIWRRRGLPTDAPDIKWALNYLGMARMVRSGGALELEVKPPEPFKEDEMRVVERLLYGRRSIRQWLPKPVPDELVRRVLYAGLMAPQGCNIGAIRFIVLREPEEWKLVQSDIPLENGVMILICQDMRLYQALGFDKRVPQNIYFDAAAAADHMLLMAHALGLGGVWLTHGEETQKRIREYFGLPETFVSRCHIFIGWPPEAPIKSARLRLEPDLV
- a CDS encoding MFS transporter, translated to MGWNPFWPKYMKDNLGATAIAIGLVSSITTAENMIFQLPGGLLADRYGRKKIIVWGTLLRVFSPLIYFLAPSWEWVILGAVFNGMASLYMPAFTSIVADSMPESRRGTGYGAYSMITSLPQAFSPIIGGMVMDRYGYVEGVKTFLSIQIAVCLIMVYIRWRYTEETLKTKVTSRRSLLLDGQVMRGFPSSIKVMMIVSVLGSISIRLVMDFTNLYALEVVNLTNTQLGLVQSLVGLISSVLALPGGMLSDRYGRKRNIMLSRLTTPITQWLMTIAFNFESYLAIRSLNGVGLALGGGGMYTGGPSWNALIADIVPQEKRGTVFGAMSTITAIFGAPSSIIGGWLWDTISRQAPFHLSGIIGLIGAIIFWLGVKEPRREEER